The Balearica regulorum gibbericeps isolate bBalReg1 chromosome 5, bBalReg1.pri, whole genome shotgun sequence genome window below encodes:
- the LBHD2 gene encoding LBH domain-containing protein 2 has protein sequence MTEVMNTREPVMEEFALSQTPEEEEGPSSQAFPDSREKYPKLSKRLPSIVVEPTESGEVESGELRWPPDDLKSAEDKGVHGDQRVCVQQQQQMDLEDTLVHPAQEVEDSTDTLESRTEEDE, from the exons ATGACAGAGGTGATGAACACACGGGAACCAGTGATGGAGGAATTTGCGCTCAGCCAGACtcctgaggaagaagaaggCCCTTCAAGCCAG GCCTTCCCAGATTCACGTGAGAAGTACCCCAAGCTGTCCAAAAGACTGCCGTCGATCGTGGTGGAGCCGACCGAGTCTGGGGAGGTGGAGAGCGGGGAGCTGCGTTGGCCTCCTGATGACCTGAAATCAGCAGAAGACAAGGGTGTTCACGGTGACCAAAGAGTCTgtgtccagcagcagcagcagatggatCTGGAAG ATACTTTAGTGCACCCAGCTCAAGAAGTGGAAGACAGTACAGATACTctggaaagcagaactgaagaGGATGAATAG